A single genomic interval of Oryza sativa Japonica Group chromosome 7, ASM3414082v1 harbors:
- the LOC4343141 gene encoding uncharacterized protein has protein sequence MALAAIYSLFIINKSGGLIYYKDYGSAGRTDTNDSLRLASLWHSMHAISQQLSPTPGCEGIDLLQAHNFDLHCFQSLTGTKFFAVCETGAQNIETLLKVIYELYTDFVLKNPFYEMEMPIRCELFDLNLAQVIQKDRVTLLGR, from the exons ATGGCGTTAGCAGCAATCTACAGCCTTTTCATCATTAACAAATCTGGCGGCCTTATATACTACAAG GACTATGGCTCAGCAGGGAGGACGGACACCAATGACAGTCTACGCTTGGCAAGTCTTTGGCATTCCATGCATGCTATCTCCCAGCAGCTGTCCCCTACACCTGGCTGTGAAGGCATTGACCTTCTACAAGCCCACAACTTTGATCTCCATTGCTTCCAGTCCCTCACAG GGACAAAGTTTTTTGCTGTATGCGAAACTGGTGCTCAAAATATCGAGACTCTACTGAAAGTCATATACGAGCTCTACACGGATTTTGTTCTGAAAAATCCATTCTACGAGATGGAGATGCCAATTCGTTGTGAGCTTTTTGATCTCAACCTGGCTCAGGTCATTCAGAAGGACCGCGTCACACTTCTGGGTCGATGA